A genome region from Spirochaetota bacterium includes the following:
- a CDS encoding transporter substrate-binding domain-containing protein, with amino-acid sequence MLNIKIESNNQDKKRINSFYNKDYIEVYIDINYPPYIFVDEDGVLTGFLVDLWKLWEKENNIKVEIKAFNWDEALTRFKNGEGDVIDTIFFNPERAKWLTYSNPYEKIEVPIYYHKSITGINSIKALRGFSIAVKAGDNVINFLKNNGIKDLHYYSSYEDIIKEAKFGNVKIFSIDGPPAVYYLIKYNIYQDFKLGPILYTGQFHRAVRKGNEQLLNLIEDGFKNIDKNKITELRKKWFGVQLLSFNYIRIIFFVLIGFLIVFLILLLTSLILKKEVDSRTKNLRDTLRELENEKEKLKLLLNSIPEIFIIFNKNLDIEYIHIPEIYKNIKKTDNFNYENLIKRLIEDKDIKDSIILIFNSNYENIEKIKDIIFNNEKFYFSVKVFPFKYHFEEESYKIFDNKKESIPSQKLSIKKMLSSVIVYLQDITDIKRMEETLMKAQKFQMIGNLAGGIAHDFNNILHGISGIASLMKIDLEENENINKNDLIENIEIIEKSISKGSGIVNQILELSRETKSSGEFIDLNSVINSSIAIVAPSIDKTVKIKFEPYYDKAIVKGDKIKLEQVFINLILNANDAMTVMRKDDKIGGNIFIKVEKVKRNNLENFLISIKDEGVGIPEEYKDKIFDPFFTTKTDGKGTGLGLSIVYKIISSHNGYIDFYSNEGFGTTFYIYIPIYKGDFIFSDELIDEKKLVKGSGTILVVDDDETVLQATEKMLEKCGYDVIISKNGNDGYRAFIENENNLSLAIIDFIMPGLSGSELLRKIKDKNPDFKIIFATGYLEDEKLSEIKDIKFKFKDVIFINKPFDFIELSETIQELLQK; translated from the coding sequence TTGCTAAATATAAAAATAGAATCAAATAATCAAGATAAAAAAAGAATAAATTCATTTTATAATAAAGATTATATAGAAGTTTACATTGATATAAATTATCCTCCTTATATTTTTGTTGATGAAGATGGAGTTCTTACAGGATTTCTTGTTGATTTATGGAAGTTATGGGAAAAAGAAAATAATATTAAAGTTGAAATAAAAGCTTTTAATTGGGATGAAGCATTAACAAGATTTAAAAATGGAGAAGGTGATGTTATTGATACTATTTTTTTTAATCCCGAAAGAGCAAAATGGTTAACATATAGCAATCCTTATGAAAAAATAGAAGTTCCTATATATTATCATAAATCTATAACAGGAATAAATAGCATAAAAGCACTTAGAGGATTTTCAATTGCTGTTAAAGCTGGCGATAATGTTATAAATTTTCTTAAAAATAATGGAATAAAAGATTTACATTATTATTCAAGTTATGAAGATATTATAAAAGAAGCAAAGTTTGGAAATGTAAAAATATTCTCAATAGATGGTCCTCCTGCTGTTTACTACCTTATAAAATATAACATTTATCAAGATTTTAAGTTAGGACCTATTCTTTATACAGGTCAATTTCATAGAGCAGTTAGAAAAGGGAATGAACAATTATTAAATTTAATTGAAGATGGATTTAAAAATATTGATAAAAACAAAATAACTGAGCTTAGAAAAAAATGGTTTGGCGTACAACTATTAAGTTTTAATTACATTAGAATAATTTTTTTTGTTTTAATAGGTTTTTTAATTGTATTTTTAATCTTATTACTTACAAGCTTAATTTTGAAAAAAGAGGTGGATTCCAGGACAAAGAATTTAAGAGATACTCTTAGAGAACTTGAAAATGAGAAAGAAAAATTAAAGTTATTATTAAATTCTATCCCTGAAATTTTTATTATTTTTAATAAAAATTTAGATATTGAATATATTCATATTCCAGAGATATATAAAAATATTAAGAAAACTGATAATTTTAATTATGAAAATTTAATAAAAAGATTGATAGAAGACAAAGACATAAAAGATTCTATAATTTTAATATTTAACTCTAATTATGAAAATATAGAAAAGATAAAAGATATAATTTTTAATAATGAAAAATTTTATTTTTCTGTAAAAGTTTTTCCATTTAAATACCACTTTGAAGAAGAAAGTTATAAAATTTTTGATAATAAAAAAGAATCAATACCTAGTCAAAAATTAAGTATTAAAAAGATGCTGTCAAGTGTAATAGTTTATCTTCAGGATATCACTGATATAAAAAGAATGGAAGAAACTTTAATGAAAGCTCAGAAATTTCAAATGATAGGAAATTTAGCTGGTGGTATAGCACATGATTTTAATAATATTCTTCATGGGATAAGTGGAATAGCCTCTTTAATGAAAATTGATCTTGAAGAGAATGAAAATATAAACAAAAATGATCTTATTGAAAATATTGAAATAATCGAAAAATCTATTTCTAAAGGTTCTGGGATAGTTAATCAAATACTTGAGTTATCAAGGGAAACTAAAAGTAGTGGTGAATTTATAGATTTGAATTCTGTTATAAATAGTTCAATAGCTATTGTAGCTCCTTCTATTGATAAAACTGTAAAGATAAAATTTGAACCTTATTATGATAAAGCTATTGTAAAAGGAGATAAAATAAAATTAGAACAAGTTTTTATAAATCTAATATTAAATGCAAATGATGCTATGACAGTGATGAGGAAAGATGATAAAATTGGAGGAAATATTTTTATAAAAGTTGAAAAGGTAAAAAGAAATAACTTAGAAAACTTTTTAATTAGTATTAAAGATGAGGGTGTGGGTATACCTGAAGAATACAAGGATAAAATATTTGATCCTTTTTTTACAACAAAAACTGATGGCAAAGGAACAGGCCTGGGGCTTTCTATAGTTTATAAAATAATAAGTTCTCATAATGGTTACATAGATTTTTATTCAAATGAAGGATTTGGGACAACATTCTATATTTATATACCTATTTATAAAGGTGATTTTATTTTTAGTGATGAGTTAATTGATGAAAAGAAGCTTGTGAAAGGTAGTGGTACTATTCTTGTAGTAGATGATGATGAAACAGTTTTGCAAGCTACTGAAAAGATGCTTGAAAAATGTGGTTATGATGTTATTATATCAAAAAATGGTAATGATGGTTATAGAGCTTTTATTGAAAATGAAAATAATCTTTCTCTTGCAATAATTGATTTTATTATGCCAGGTTTGTCTGGGAGTGAGCTTCTTAGGAAGATTAAAGATAAAAACCCTGATTTTAAGATTATTTTTGCAACAGGATATCTTGAAGATGAAAAATTATCTGAAATCAAAGATATAAAGTTTAAGTTTAAAGATGTTATTTTCATTAATAAACCATTTGATTTTATAGAATTATCTGAAACTATTCAAGAATTACTCCAAAAATAA
- a CDS encoding histidine phosphatase family protein: MNSEKQFKLFVIRHGETLWNKELRIQGFRDSPLTYNGIKQTEYLGKYLKNKYFFVPNFLQKYFNNRYIDNFLSNFNLISYRNSKENLNKKFYIDYAFSSDLGRAIQTAEILKKYLKFQYEKKAELREKNFGIFEGLTLNEIIEKYPEYKNNFFEKVHSYSFKIPAGESNEDLMNRVINFTFSLLNVVENDSNVLFITHGGVVESIFKFCFDLKDINIRKYSLNNCSINIFEVKKNFIKLLVWGEIPYSIENDVKLK; the protein is encoded by the coding sequence TTGAATTCTGAAAAGCAATTTAAGTTATTTGTTATAAGACATGGAGAAACTTTATGGAATAAAGAGTTAAGAATTCAAGGTTTTAGAGATTCTCCTTTAACTTATAATGGAATAAAACAAACAGAATATCTTGGAAAATATTTGAAAAACAAATATTTTTTTGTTCCAAATTTCTTACAAAAATATTTTAATAATAGATATATAGATAATTTTTTAAGTAATTTTAATTTAATTTCTTATAGAAATAGTAAAGAAAACTTAAATAAAAAATTTTATATTGATTATGCTTTTTCTTCAGACTTAGGTAGAGCTATTCAAACTGCTGAAATTTTAAAAAAATATTTAAAATTTCAATATGAAAAGAAAGCTGAGCTAAGAGAAAAAAATTTTGGTATTTTTGAAGGGTTGACTCTAAATGAAATAATTGAAAAATATCCTGAATATAAAAATAATTTTTTTGAAAAAGTTCATTCTTATTCTTTTAAAATTCCAGCAGGTGAAAGTAATGAAGATCTTATGAATAGGGTTATAAATTTTACTTTTTCTCTTCTTAATGTTGTAGAAAATGATTCTAATGTTCTCTTTATAACTCATGGGGGAGTTGTTGAATCTATTTTCAAGTTCTGTTTTGATCTAAAAGATATAAATATTAGAAAGTATTCATTAAATAATTGTAGTATCAATATTTTTGAGGTAAAAAAAAATTTTATTAAACTTTTAGTTTGGGGTGAAATTCCATATAGTATAGAAAATGATGTAAAATTAAAATAA
- a CDS encoding UDP-N-acetylglucosamine 1-carboxyvinyltransferase has translation MNGTIKVIGGRKLVGEVTPIINKNSLMGALPIAMLNCGGIRFKDLPSTSDVENFLRIYETLGAEIVKTDDNFTLIDSKNIKSSDIDEILGKKFRGAFTFAGPLLARFGHAKLPVPGGCKLGMRSIATHVNGFSDLGVTYNYENGSIFLIYKNKGILRKSIWLMEASVTATINIAIFASAIDSEVEIIDAACEPHVVDVLKTLVKMGAKIEGIGTNKLFIKGTQSLKSTDFEASPDFVDIGGYIVAAAITGGKIRIKGANIPYIVDGIIKWMELFGVDIKREDKDLVVKGDKKLVIQKDKFPQAGRDLPKFTVRPWPGFPVDLLPVMVTLATKAQGSMLFQNWMYESGFDFVRELNYMGAEIFMSDPQKIIVMEPIVEYIGGEVAAPGIIQGTKAIFLAALADPVQTIIHGTDILRRRYPSIVEIYRSLGAIIEKLS, from the coding sequence ATGAATGGAACTATTAAAGTTATAGGGGGAAGAAAACTTGTTGGCGAGGTTACTCCAATAATCAATAAAAACTCTTTAATGGGTGCACTGCCGATAGCTATGCTTAATTGTGGGGGAATAAGATTTAAAGATCTACCTTCAACTTCAGATGTAGAAAATTTTTTAAGAATATATGAAACTTTGGGAGCTGAAATCGTTAAAACTGATGACAATTTTACATTAATTGATTCAAAAAATATTAAAAGTAGTGATATAGATGAGATATTAGGTAAAAAATTTAGAGGGGCTTTTACTTTTGCAGGTCCTTTACTTGCAAGATTTGGACATGCAAAGTTACCAGTACCTGGTGGATGTAAACTTGGCATGAGATCTATTGCAACACATGTTAATGGTTTTTCAGATTTAGGTGTAACATATAATTATGAAAATGGATCAATATTTTTGATTTATAAAAATAAAGGGATATTAAGAAAAAGCATATGGTTAATGGAGGCTTCAGTTACAGCAACTATTAATATAGCTATATTTGCCTCAGCTATTGATTCTGAAGTTGAAATAATAGATGCTGCTTGTGAGCCTCATGTTGTAGATGTATTAAAAACACTTGTTAAAATGGGAGCTAAAATAGAAGGGATAGGCACAAATAAGCTTTTTATAAAAGGGACACAAAGTTTAAAATCAACCGATTTTGAAGCTTCTCCTGATTTTGTTGATATTGGAGGATATATTGTAGCTGCTGCTATTACAGGGGGTAAAATAAGGATAAAAGGAGCCAACATTCCATATATAGTTGATGGTATAATAAAATGGATGGAACTTTTTGGTGTTGATATAAAAAGAGAAGATAAAGATCTAGTTGTAAAAGGAGATAAGAAGCTTGTTATTCAAAAAGATAAATTTCCCCAAGCAGGTAGGGATCTCCCAAAATTTACTGTAAGACCATGGCCAGGATTTCCAGTTGATCTTTTACCAGTTATGGTAACTTTAGCTACAAAAGCTCAAGGATCTATGTTATTTCAAAATTGGATGTATGAATCTGGTTTTGATTTTGTTAGAGAACTTAACTATATGGGAGCCGAAATATTTATGTCAGATCCTCAAAAGATTATTGTTATGGAACCAATTGTTGAATATATTGGAGGAGAAGTTGCAGCACCAGGTATAATTCAAGGCACAAAAGCTATATTTTTAGCTGCGTTAGCAGATCCCGTTCAAACTATTATACATGGAACAGATATTTTAAGAAGAAGATATCCATCAATAGTTGAAATATACAGAAGTCTTGGAGCTATTATAGAAAAGTTATCTTAA
- a CDS encoding methyl-accepting chemotaxis protein, whose product MIKTIKGKIIINFSLLAIIILSLLSFLIISYVQSNIVPYIDNLGIEIAKKGASSIESLLLGFISEGKAIVTNPEFKSGDIKKWDEMIDFLKGKLNPNFEMLFYATQTGDTYTTTGTRVNVKDREYFQEVIVKGKDYFISDPIISRATNKPIIVVANKIVDTNNNLLGIIGITITLEKLSEIVNNIKMGKTGYGWAISSTGLIVAHPNKEYVMKKNILDLDKEGFKGFTKFFEYIKDKENGIYLITRKDGVKEMLIFSKVSYTKGWYVGIAIEEKELNQPVNNLLRIILTIIIFAIILTFIISTILGNNISKGITKINKFFIQLSKGEGDLTQRITINSKDEVGILANNFNLFIEKLNKIVSSIKEAIENLKNIGNTLSSNMTETATAINELTSNANSINGLADNQIEFFKKSSQSILDMVKNIEQLNNLIESQSAALIESSSSIEEMVRNIQSTTSILEQNSISVSDLLKASEDGKKSMDALNNVVEEILKSSEGLFEASESIQKIADQINLLAMNAAIEAAHAGDTGRGFAVVADEVRKLAESSMVQGKDISYKLSNIKKSIDKVSLTTKETVKLFDKVFALSKTVAQQEDIIKNAMKEQNTGSVQILEAIKQISGITAQIKTFSTSMTDLNNSIKEDIDKLNKMTYEVNHSISEMNIGFSEINKAVAHIEKVSEDNRNNIFNVEEQVKKFKT is encoded by the coding sequence AAGCCATAGTAACAAATCCTGAATTTAAATCTGGAGATATAAAAAAATGGGATGAAATGATTGATTTTTTAAAAGGCAAATTAAATCCAAATTTTGAAATGTTATTTTATGCGACTCAGACAGGAGATACATATACTACAACAGGAACTAGAGTAAATGTAAAAGATAGAGAATATTTTCAGGAAGTTATTGTTAAAGGCAAAGACTATTTTATAAGTGATCCTATAATATCAAGAGCAACAAACAAGCCTATAATAGTAGTAGCAAATAAAATAGTTGACACCAATAATAATTTATTAGGAATTATTGGGATAACTATAACACTTGAAAAATTAAGTGAAATTGTAAATAATATAAAAATGGGGAAAACAGGATATGGCTGGGCAATATCCTCAACTGGATTAATAGTAGCTCATCCAAATAAAGAATATGTTATGAAGAAAAATATTCTTGATTTAGATAAAGAAGGGTTCAAAGGATTTACTAAATTTTTCGAATATATAAAAGACAAAGAAAATGGTATATATCTCATAACAAGAAAAGATGGTGTTAAAGAGATGCTTATTTTTTCTAAGGTATCTTATACAAAGGGATGGTATGTTGGAATTGCCATAGAAGAAAAAGAACTTAATCAACCTGTTAATAACCTCTTAAGAATTATCTTAACTATTATCATTTTTGCTATTATTTTAACATTCATTATTTCAACAATATTAGGAAATAATATTTCAAAAGGAATAACTAAAATTAATAAATTTTTTATTCAACTTTCAAAAGGTGAGGGGGATTTAACCCAAAGAATAACAATTAATTCAAAAGACGAAGTTGGTATTTTAGCAAATAATTTTAATCTTTTTATAGAAAAACTTAATAAAATTGTCTCATCCATCAAAGAAGCTATTGAGAATTTAAAAAATATAGGGAACACCCTTTCTTCTAATATGACAGAAACTGCAACTGCTATAAATGAACTTACTTCGAATGCAAATAGTATAAATGGTCTAGCTGATAATCAAATAGAGTTTTTTAAAAAATCTTCTCAATCTATTTTAGATATGGTTAAAAATATTGAACAATTAAATAACTTAATAGAAAGCCAATCTGCTGCTTTAATAGAATCATCTTCTTCAATAGAAGAAATGGTTAGAAATATTCAATCAACAACTTCAATTTTAGAACAAAACTCTATTTCAGTTTCTGATCTTCTTAAAGCTTCTGAAGATGGGAAAAAAAGTATGGATGCTCTTAATAATGTTGTTGAAGAAATATTAAAAAGTTCAGAAGGTTTATTTGAAGCATCTGAATCTATTCAAAAAATAGCTGATCAGATAAACTTACTTGCAATGAATGCTGCCATTGAGGCAGCTCATGCTGGTGATACAGGAAGAGGTTTTGCAGTTGTTGCTGATGAAGTTAGAAAGTTAGCTGAAAGTTCTATGGTTCAAGGGAAAGATATATCTTACAAACTTTCAAATATAAAGAAATCTATAGATAAAGTTTCTTTAACAACTAAGGAGACCGTTAAACTTTTTGACAAAGTTTTTGCTCTATCTAAAACTGTTGCTCAACAGGAAGATATAATCAAAAACGCAATGAAAGAACAAAACACTGGTTCTGTTCAGATTCTTGAAGCTATAAAACAGATAAGTGGAATAACTGCTCAAATTAAAACATTTTCAACTTCTATGACAGATTTAAATAATTCTATAAAAGAAGATATAGATAAATTAAATAAAATGACTTACGAGGTTAATCACTCTATTTCTGAAATGAATATTGGCTTTTCTGAAATAAATAAAGCAGTTGCACATATTGAAAAAGTTTCTGAAGATAATAGAAATAATATTTTTAATGTCGAAGAACAGGTTAAAAAGTTTAAAACTTAA
- the hslV gene encoding ATP-dependent protease subunit HslV, which yields MFKIEGTTILCVKRDNKVCMAGDGQVTLQNAILKNNARKIRKIYNDRVLVGFAGAVADAFALLERFEEKLNKFNGDLKRSGYELAKDWRTDRILRRLEAMMIAADKNDIILLSGTGEVILPDIPVIAIGSGGFFAYSAAKALYENTNLEPREICEKSMKIASEICIYTNSNFNYEELK from the coding sequence ATGTTTAAAATTGAAGGGACTACTATATTGTGTGTAAAAAGAGATAATAAAGTCTGTATGGCTGGAGATGGGCAAGTTACTTTGCAAAATGCTATCTTAAAAAATAATGCAAGAAAAATTAGAAAAATATATAATGATAGAGTTCTTGTAGGTTTTGCTGGTGCTGTTGCTGATGCTTTTGCACTTCTTGAAAGGTTTGAAGAAAAGTTAAACAAATTTAATGGGGATTTAAAAAGAAGTGGATATGAACTAGCAAAGGATTGGAGAACTGATAGAATATTAAGAAGACTTGAAGCTATGATGATAGCAGCAGATAAAAATGATATTATATTATTATCTGGTACTGGAGAAGTTATATTGCCTGATATTCCGGTAATTGCTATTGGTTCAGGAGGATTTTTTGCATATTCTGCTGCAAAAGCACTTTATGAAAATACAAATCTGGAACCAAGAGAGATTTGTGAAAAATCTATGAAAATAGCTTCTGAAATATGTATATATACAAATAGTAATTTTAACTATGAGGAACTGAAATAA
- the hslU gene encoding ATP-dependent protease ATPase subunit HslU codes for MDKVIDLEKATPKDIVKHLDKYIIGQEKAKKAIAIALRNRIRRKLIKEDIRNEILPKNIIMIGPTGVGKTEIARRISQLSGAPFIKVEATKYTEIGYVGRNVEGIIKDLLNIAINMVKKEMIKNVERQVKEKVDDIIIKKLIPISSELNSSGKIEIVDTDFSNSIDKISKLYYDGKFDDKTITIEVIEQQSIGDLFNVPGMEDMGVAIGGIFPGLPPKKKSRRVTVKEAKKILYDQEVEKFIDFDKVVDIAKDRVENLGIVFIDEIDKIIGKRDTHGPDVSREGVQRDLLPIVEGTTVNTRYGIIRTDHILFIAAGAFSFSKPSDLIPELQGRFPIRVELSSLTNADFKRILTEPENALIKQYEALLATEGVKLSFTEDSLDEISKIAYEINQKTDNIGARRLHTVLEYLLEDISFEAQELSGQEIKIDREFVRKKLAGIIQDNDIMKYIL; via the coding sequence ATGGATAAGGTCATAGATTTAGAAAAAGCTACACCCAAAGATATAGTTAAACATCTTGATAAATATATTATAGGACAAGAAAAAGCAAAAAAAGCTATAGCAATTGCTTTAAGAAATAGAATAAGAAGAAAACTTATAAAAGAAGATATAAGAAATGAAATATTGCCAAAAAATATTATAATGATAGGTCCAACAGGAGTAGGTAAGACTGAAATTGCAAGAAGAATCTCTCAACTTTCAGGGGCTCCTTTTATTAAAGTAGAAGCTACAAAATACACAGAGATAGGCTATGTTGGAAGAAATGTTGAAGGAATTATTAAGGACCTCCTTAATATAGCCATAAATATGGTTAAAAAAGAGATGATTAAAAATGTAGAAAGACAAGTTAAAGAAAAAGTTGATGATATTATTATTAAAAAACTTATTCCAATCTCTTCTGAATTAAATTCATCAGGTAAAATAGAGATAGTTGATACAGATTTTTCAAATTCTATAGATAAAATATCTAAACTTTATTATGATGGTAAATTTGATGATAAAACAATAACAATTGAGGTTATTGAACAACAATCAATAGGTGATCTATTTAATGTACCTGGTATGGAAGATATGGGTGTTGCTATTGGCGGAATATTCCCAGGCCTTCCTCCTAAAAAGAAATCTAGAAGAGTAACAGTAAAAGAAGCCAAAAAAATACTTTATGATCAGGAAGTGGAAAAATTTATTGATTTTGATAAAGTTGTTGATATTGCTAAGGATAGAGTAGAAAATTTAGGAATTGTTTTTATTGATGAGATTGATAAAATTATAGGTAAAAGAGATACTCATGGACCTGATGTTTCAAGAGAAGGTGTGCAAAGAGATTTACTCCCAATAGTTGAAGGAACTACTGTTAATACAAGGTATGGTATAATAAGGACAGATCATATACTTTTTATAGCAGCTGGTGCTTTCTCTTTTTCTAAACCTTCCGATCTTATTCCTGAATTGCAAGGAAGATTTCCTATCAGAGTTGAACTTTCATCATTAACAAATGCAGATTTTAAAAGGATATTGACTGAACCTGAGAATGCTTTAATTAAACAATATGAAGCTTTATTAGCAACAGAAGGGGTTAAACTTAGTTTTACAGAGGATTCTTTAGATGAAATTTCAAAAATAGCTTATGAAATAAATCAAAAAACTGATAATATTGGTGCAAGAAGATTACATACAGTTTTAGAGTATTTGCTTGAAGATATATCATTTGAAGCTCAAGAACTTAGTGGACAAGAGATAAAAATAGATAGAGAATTTGTAAGAAAAAAACTTGCTGGAATTATACAAGATAACGATATTATGAAATATATATTATAA
- a CDS encoding asparaginase — MNFNNMLKKENKNLIRKSYKKIYPLVYAKRGELKEKVFHGVYVIINEKGDIVYSYGDHNYITFSRSTAKPFQVLPLIVSGAYEKFNFNKKELSLMCSSHFGENFHVETLYNIMKKASISEDELLCPITYSRNKKIREAQKKEGISPSKFYSDCSAKHLQMIAYSKYMYEKTKNKDYLSFDKNRVIYDKLRNSEQIYNYKVFDHPVQQDIRKILSIIYDTDEANFIAGIDGCGVPVYSSSVINMAKAYLKLITSNIFATENNKEIIIKKLKSLLFEENINEALNLIKDAMISFPEMIAGTDGLCSLLTKIFNGNGIAKVGADGVYCVGIKKDNKYYGIALKIIDGDYEISEFAIVNILKKHGFLDSCDISLIEKYINRINLNEHGEPVGEYGLCI; from the coding sequence ATGAATTTTAATAATATGTTAAAAAAAGAAAATAAAAATTTAATTAGGAAAAGTTATAAAAAGATATATCCCCTAGTTTACGCTAAAAGAGGAGAATTAAAAGAGAAAGTTTTTCATGGTGTTTATGTTATTATTAATGAAAAAGGTGATATAGTTTATTCTTATGGAGATCACAATTATATTACTTTTTCAAGATCAACAGCAAAACCTTTTCAAGTTTTACCATTGATAGTTAGTGGAGCATATGAAAAATTTAATTTTAATAAAAAAGAGCTTTCTTTAATGTGTTCGTCACATTTTGGTGAGAATTTCCATGTTGAAACTTTGTATAATATTATGAAAAAAGCATCAATAAGTGAAGATGAACTTTTATGTCCTATAACATATTCAAGAAATAAAAAAATAAGAGAAGCTCAAAAAAAAGAAGGAATTTCCCCTTCTAAATTTTATTCAGATTGCAGTGCTAAACATTTACAGATGATAGCTTATTCTAAATATATGTATGAAAAAACAAAAAATAAAGATTATTTATCTTTTGATAAAAATAGAGTTATTTATGATAAACTTAGAAATTCTGAACAAATTTATAATTATAAAGTATTTGATCATCCAGTTCAACAAGATATTAGAAAAATTTTAAGTATAATTTATGATACAGATGAAGCAAACTTTATAGCAGGTATAGATGGATGTGGTGTTCCGGTTTATTCTTCATCTGTTATTAATATGGCAAAAGCGTATCTTAAACTTATAACTTCAAATATTTTTGCAACTGAGAATAACAAAGAAATAATTATAAAAAAATTAAAATCATTATTATTTGAAGAAAATATTAATGAGGCATTGAATTTGATAAAAGATGCAATGATATCTTTTCCAGAGATGATAGCAGGAACAGATGGGCTTTGCTCTTTACTTACAAAAATATTTAATGGCAATGGAATTGCAAAAGTTGGTGCTGATGGGGTATATTGTGTTGGAATAAAAAAGGATAATAAATATTATGGAATTGCTTTAAAAATTATTGATGGTGATTATGAAATTTCAGAATTTGCAATTGTAAATATTTTAAAAAAACATGGTTTTTTAGATAGTTGTGATATTTCTTTAATAGAAAAGTATATAAATAGAATAAACTTAAATGAACATGGTGAACCTGTTGGTGAGTATGGGTTATGTATATAG
- a CDS encoding tyrosine-type recombinase/integrase codes for MKKRDEKIADKYVTDFENFLVSIKLFSENTRNAYIQDIKDLKEYLRENFKISLLEVESYHLENYIQELRLKNFKPSSINRKISSIKRFYNFIYKKNLVNKDPSYILKTLKKGKKLPSFFTDNEIFEFLNYLKNEYEKSNDIFDLRDYLIFELLVGSGLRVSELINLSFSSISTIGKVIRVYGKGGKFRIVPISETFLKYFLIYKKELLILLESKKNKYIDCKKDINNKKIFNKGNLNKDYSNDINKNDFIFLNKKLRKMTRGGVFFIIKKRFLSWGKNNSNIFPHKLRHTFATLLLQNGADIRFIQKLLGHSSLASTEVYTHLDIERKKRIYKEFHPHG; via the coding sequence ATGAAAAAAAGAGATGAAAAAATTGCAGATAAATATGTAACAGATTTTGAAAATTTTTTGGTATCTATAAAATTGTTTTCTGAAAATACTAGAAATGCTTATATTCAAGATATAAAAGATTTAAAAGAGTATTTAAGAGAAAATTTTAAGATAAGTCTTTTAGAAGTAGAGAGCTATCATCTTGAAAACTATATTCAAGAGTTAAGATTAAAAAATTTTAAACCATCTTCTATTAATAGAAAAATTTCTTCTATAAAAAGATTCTATAATTTTATTTATAAAAAAAACTTGGTAAATAAAGATCCATCTTACATATTAAAAACTTTAAAAAAGGGTAAAAAACTTCCATCATTTTTTACTGATAATGAAATTTTCGAATTTTTGAATTATTTGAAAAATGAGTATGAAAAAAGTAATGATATTTTTGATTTAAGAGATTATTTAATTTTTGAATTATTAGTTGGCTCTGGTTTGAGAGTTTCTGAACTTATAAATTTATCTTTCTCAAGTATAAGTACCATTGGCAAAGTTATAAGAGTTTATGGTAAAGGCGGTAAATTTAGAATTGTTCCAATTTCAGAAACATTTCTTAAATATTTTTTGATATATAAGAAGGAGCTGTTAATTTTATTAGAATCGAAAAAAAATAAATATATTGATTGTAAAAAAGATATTAATAATAAGAAAATTTTTAATAAAGGTAACCTTAATAAAGATTATTCAAATGATATTAACAAGAATGACTTTATATTTTTAAATAAAAAATTAAGAAAAATGACAAGGGGGGGTGTATTTTTTATAATAAAAAAAAGATTTTTGTCATGGGGTAAAAATAATAGCAATATATTTCCACATAAGTTAAGACATACTTTTGCTACTTTACTTTTACAGAATGGAGCAGACATAAGATTTATTCAAAAATTACTTGGGCATTCTTCTTTAGCATCAACAGAAGTATATACACATCTTGATATAGAAAGAAAAAAAAGAATTTATAAAGAATTTCATCCACATGGATAA